A genomic segment from Cyanobium sp. NIES-981 encodes:
- a CDS encoding EAL domain-containing protein gives MIELKDFEDGLSRGEFFLEYQPIVSLQDLRCIGAEALIRWRRPSGVLMPGQFMPCAENTPASGVLTYWVMETAIAELLPWLEDHPGCHLAINVPPEILGRGGLYHYGMKTDLQKRPRQLILELTERGLPDHLALQGLSSARDLGVRIALDDVTLMGGANLAALSRCPFDIIKVDRSLVGLISPGDALPNWLEGISALIRSSELMLVAEGVETAHQLRVLQDYGIQAAQGFLFSRPLAAPELISFHRRAEQTAISGGRPSA, from the coding sequence TTGATTGAGCTCAAGGACTTTGAAGACGGGCTGTCCCGGGGCGAGTTCTTTCTCGAATACCAGCCGATCGTCTCCCTGCAGGATCTCCGCTGCATCGGTGCCGAAGCCCTGATCCGCTGGCGGCGGCCCAGCGGCGTCCTGATGCCGGGGCAGTTCATGCCCTGCGCGGAGAACACGCCGGCCTCCGGTGTCCTCACCTACTGGGTGATGGAGACGGCCATTGCCGAGCTCCTGCCGTGGCTGGAGGACCACCCCGGTTGCCACCTCGCCATCAACGTCCCCCCGGAGATCCTCGGACGCGGAGGGCTCTACCACTACGGGATGAAGACCGACCTCCAGAAGAGACCCAGGCAGTTGATTCTGGAACTCACCGAGCGGGGACTGCCCGACCACCTGGCGCTGCAGGGTCTCTCCTCGGCCAGGGACCTGGGGGTGAGGATCGCTCTCGATGATGTGACCCTGATGGGAGGCGCCAACCTGGCGGCCCTGAGTCGCTGCCCCTTTGACATCATCAAGGTGGACCGCTCCCTGGTTGGGCTGATCTCGCCGGGAGACGCCCTTCCCAACTGGCTGGAGGGAATCTCGGCCCTGATCCGATCGTCGGAGCTCATGCTGGTGGCCGAGGGCGTGGAGACGGCGCACCAGCTCCGCGTGCTGCAGGACTACGGCATCCAGGCGGCCCAGGGTTTTCTCTTCTCACGCCCCCTGGCCGCCCCTGAGCTGATCTCCTTCCATCGGCGCGCTGAGCAGACGGCCATCTCAGGGGGCAGACCGTCAGCCTGA
- a CDS encoding phage holin family protein encodes MGSLVWLLQWPIRAVVLLIVAWLPLGVEVESFGIALLAAVVIGLLGTLLIWPLKALMALPWAITSLGGIITPVSWLYNWAITVILFGLAAWLIQGFRLKQGLLSAVLGAVVYAVLSAVILRMLGLDVDFTRVSAVMSAVVAA; translated from the coding sequence ATGGGTTCTCTCGTGTGGCTGCTGCAGTGGCCAATCCGCGCCGTCGTTCTGCTGATCGTGGCCTGGCTGCCCCTCGGGGTGGAGGTTGAAAGCTTCGGCATCGCCCTGCTGGCGGCCGTGGTCATCGGCCTGCTGGGCACCCTGCTGATCTGGCCCCTCAAGGCCCTGATGGCCCTGCCCTGGGCGATCACCAGCCTGGGCGGCATCATCACGCCGGTCAGCTGGCTCTACAACTGGGCGATCACCGTGATCCTGTTCGGCCTGGCCGCCTGGTTGATCCAGGGGTTCCGGCTGAAGCAGGGCCTGCTCAGCGCCGTGCTGGGGGCCGTGGTCTATGCCGTGCTCTCGGCGGTGATCCTGCGCATGCTCGGGCTGGATGTGGACTTCACCCGCGTTTCGGCGGTGATGAGCGCGGTCGTGGCGGCCTGA
- the uvrB gene encoding excinuclease ABC subunit UvrB, which produces MVPFQLHAPYTPKGDQPTAIAGLVAGVEGGERYQTLLGATGTGKTFTIANVIERTGRPTLVLAHNKTLAAQLCNELREFFPNNAVEYFISYYDYYQPEAYVPVSDTYIAKTASINEEIDMLRHSATRSLFERRDVIVVASISCIYGLGIPSEYLKAAVKFQVGDTLNLRGSLRELVNNQYSRNDLEISRGRFRVRGDVLEIGPAYEDRLVRIELFGDEVEAIRYVDPTTGEILQSLESINIYPAKHFVTPKERLEEAIQAIRLELRERLDVLNSQGRLLEAQRLEQRTTYDLEMLEQVGYCNGVENYARHLAGRQAGTPPECLIDYFPDDWLLVVDESHVTCSQLQAMYNGDQSRKQVLIEHGFRLPSAADNRPLKGEEFWEKARQTIFVSATPGAWELEQSRDQVVEQVIRPTGVLDPVVEVRPTEGQVDDLLGEIRLRADRKERVLVTTLTKRMAEDLTDYLAENGVRVRYLHSEIHSIERIEIIQDLRNGEYDVLVGVNLLREGLDLPEVSLVAILDADKEGFLRAERSLIQTIGRAARHVEGVALLYADNLTDSMAKAISETERRRAIQQTYNEKHGITPTAAGKRAGNAILAFLEVSRRLNDEQLEQATEQAEHNAVPLDSLPELIQQLEEKMKAAAKNLEFEEAANLRDRIKGLRQKLVGRA; this is translated from the coding sequence ATGGTTCCGTTCCAACTCCACGCCCCCTACACCCCCAAGGGCGACCAGCCCACGGCCATCGCCGGGCTGGTGGCCGGGGTGGAAGGGGGCGAGCGCTACCAGACCCTGCTCGGTGCCACCGGCACCGGCAAGACCTTCACGATCGCCAATGTGATCGAGCGCACCGGCCGGCCCACGCTGGTGCTGGCCCACAACAAGACCCTGGCGGCGCAGCTGTGCAACGAGCTGCGGGAGTTCTTCCCAAACAACGCGGTCGAATACTTCATCTCCTACTACGACTACTACCAGCCGGAGGCGTACGTGCCCGTCTCCGACACCTACATCGCCAAGACGGCCTCGATCAACGAAGAGATCGACATGCTGCGCCACTCGGCGACGCGCTCGCTGTTCGAGCGGCGCGATGTGATCGTGGTGGCCTCGATCAGCTGCATCTACGGCCTGGGGATCCCGAGCGAGTACCTCAAGGCGGCAGTGAAATTCCAGGTGGGCGACACGCTCAACCTGCGCGGCTCCCTGCGGGAGCTGGTGAACAACCAGTACTCCCGCAACGACCTGGAGATCTCCCGCGGCCGCTTCCGCGTGCGCGGCGATGTGCTGGAGATCGGCCCGGCCTATGAAGACCGGCTGGTGCGGATCGAGCTGTTCGGTGATGAGGTGGAGGCGATCCGCTACGTGGATCCCACCACCGGCGAGATCCTCCAGAGCCTCGAGAGCATCAACATCTATCCGGCCAAGCACTTCGTGACGCCCAAGGAACGCCTCGAGGAGGCGATCCAGGCGATCCGCCTCGAGTTGCGGGAGCGACTGGACGTGCTCAACAGCCAGGGCCGGCTGCTGGAGGCCCAGCGCCTCGAGCAGCGCACCACCTACGACCTGGAGATGCTCGAGCAGGTGGGCTACTGCAACGGCGTGGAGAACTACGCCCGCCACCTGGCCGGCCGCCAGGCCGGCACGCCCCCCGAGTGTCTGATCGACTACTTCCCCGACGACTGGCTGCTGGTGGTGGACGAGAGTCACGTGACCTGCTCCCAGCTGCAGGCCATGTACAACGGCGACCAGAGCCGCAAGCAGGTGCTGATCGAGCACGGTTTCCGCCTGCCCTCGGCGGCCGACAACAGGCCGCTCAAGGGGGAGGAGTTCTGGGAGAAGGCCCGCCAGACGATCTTCGTGAGCGCCACGCCGGGCGCCTGGGAGCTGGAGCAGAGCCGGGATCAGGTGGTGGAGCAGGTGATCCGCCCCACCGGCGTGCTCGATCCGGTCGTGGAGGTGCGGCCCACCGAGGGCCAGGTGGACGATCTGCTCGGTGAGATCCGCCTGCGGGCCGACAGGAAGGAGCGGGTGCTGGTGACCACCCTCACCAAGCGCATGGCCGAGGACCTCACCGATTACCTGGCGGAGAACGGCGTGCGGGTGCGCTACCTGCACTCCGAGATCCACTCGATCGAGCGGATCGAGATCATCCAGGACCTGCGCAATGGCGAATACGACGTGCTGGTGGGCGTGAACCTGCTGCGGGAGGGCCTGGATCTGCCGGAGGTGTCGCTGGTGGCGATCCTCGATGCCGACAAGGAGGGCTTCCTGCGGGCCGAGCGCTCCCTGATCCAGACCATCGGCCGCGCCGCCCGCCACGTGGAGGGCGTGGCGCTGCTCTATGCCGACAACCTCACCGACAGCATGGCGAAGGCGATCTCCGAAACCGAGCGCCGCCGCGCCATCCAGCAGACCTACAACGAGAAGCACGGCATCACCCCCACGGCGGCCGGCAAGCGGGCGGGCAACGCGATCCTGGCCTTCCTGGAGGTGTCGCGCCGCCTCAATGACGAGCAGCTCGAGCAGGCCACAGAACAGGCGGAGCACAACGCCGTGCCCCTCGATTCCCTGCCGGAGCTGATTCAGCAGCTCGAGGAGAAGATGAAGGCCGCCGCGAAGAACCTGGAGTTCGAGGAGGCCGCCAACCTGCGCGACCGCATCAAGGGGCTGCGCCAGAAGCTGGTGGGGCGGGCCTGA
- a CDS encoding aspartate kinase → MALLVQKFGGTSVADVERIQAVARRVAHCREEGHELVVVVSAMGHTTDELTGLARAISGDPPQREMDMLLATGEQVSIALLSIALHAEGVPAVSMTGPQAGIVTESAHGRARILEIRTERLRRLLDEGHVVVVAGFQGTSSGPGGTPEITTLGRGGSDTSAVALAAALGADACEIYTDVPGVLTTDPRKVADAQLMEQVSCDEMLELASLGAAVLHPRAVEIARNYGVPLVVRSSWSDAPGTLLTSGEPRPIGMGGLELGKPVDGAELESQQAVVALSHVPDRPGVAAQLFEALGAAGLNVDLIVQATHVGSGPGSYTNDIAFTLPEADLDRAQLVCREVLAGLGADLGDGGAQLSGEAGMAKLSISGAGIMGRPGVAARLFDTLARYGINLRLIATSEVKVSCLVAGELGTKALRAAAEAFELGEAQLRHDPPPCHVGEAAVRGVALDRDQAQVAVRQVPDRPGTAAAVCRALADAGISLDAIVQSERTHGSGSQRSRDMSFTLRRDDRGRAEQALAPLLRQWPGSRFEEGPAIARVSAVGAGMPCTPGTAARMFRCLAEADVNIELIATSEIRTSCVVAEQEGVRALQAVHAAFGLGGTTRHRAEGTEAPV, encoded by the coding sequence ATGGCCCTGCTGGTTCAGAAATTCGGGGGCACCTCGGTGGCCGACGTGGAGCGGATCCAGGCGGTGGCGCGGCGGGTCGCCCACTGCCGCGAGGAGGGCCATGAACTGGTGGTGGTGGTGTCGGCCATGGGCCACACCACCGATGAGCTCACCGGCCTGGCCCGGGCGATCAGCGGCGATCCGCCGCAGCGGGAGATGGACATGCTGCTGGCCACCGGCGAGCAGGTGTCGATCGCGCTGCTCTCGATCGCTCTCCATGCCGAGGGGGTGCCGGCGGTATCGATGACCGGACCCCAGGCCGGCATCGTGACCGAATCGGCCCACGGCCGCGCCCGCATCCTGGAGATCCGCACCGAGCGGCTGCGCCGCCTGCTCGATGAGGGCCACGTGGTGGTGGTGGCGGGCTTCCAGGGCACCAGCAGCGGCCCGGGCGGCACCCCGGAGATCACCACCCTCGGCCGCGGCGGCTCCGACACCTCCGCCGTGGCCCTGGCCGCCGCCCTCGGGGCCGACGCCTGCGAGATCTACACCGATGTGCCCGGGGTGCTCACCACAGACCCGCGCAAGGTGGCCGATGCCCAGCTGATGGAGCAGGTGAGCTGCGACGAGATGCTGGAGCTGGCCAGCCTGGGCGCCGCGGTGCTGCACCCGAGGGCCGTGGAGATCGCCCGCAACTACGGCGTGCCGCTGGTGGTGCGCTCCAGCTGGAGCGATGCCCCGGGCACCCTGCTCACCAGCGGCGAACCGCGCCCGATCGGCATGGGCGGGCTCGAGCTGGGCAAACCCGTGGATGGGGCCGAGCTGGAGAGCCAGCAGGCGGTGGTGGCCCTCTCCCACGTGCCGGACCGGCCCGGCGTGGCCGCCCAGCTGTTCGAAGCGCTCGGGGCCGCCGGCCTGAACGTGGACCTGATCGTGCAGGCCACCCACGTGGGCAGCGGCCCTGGCTCCTACACCAACGACATCGCCTTCACCCTGCCGGAGGCCGACCTCGACCGGGCCCAGCTGGTGTGCCGTGAGGTGCTGGCCGGCCTGGGGGCCGATCTGGGCGACGGCGGGGCCCAGCTCAGCGGCGAGGCCGGCATGGCCAAGCTGAGCATCTCCGGCGCCGGCATCATGGGGCGCCCGGGGGTGGCGGCACGGCTATTCGACACCCTGGCCCGCTACGGCATCAACCTGCGCCTGATCGCCACCAGCGAGGTGAAGGTGAGCTGCCTGGTGGCGGGCGAGCTGGGCACCAAGGCCCTGCGGGCCGCCGCCGAGGCCTTCGAACTGGGCGAGGCCCAGCTGCGCCACGATCCACCCCCCTGCCACGTGGGGGAAGCGGCCGTGCGGGGCGTGGCGCTCGACCGCGACCAGGCCCAGGTGGCCGTGCGCCAGGTGCCCGACCGGCCCGGCACCGCTGCCGCCGTCTGCCGCGCCCTGGCCGATGCCGGCATCAGCCTCGATGCGATCGTGCAGTCGGAGCGCACCCATGGCAGCGGCAGCCAGCGCAGCCGCGACATGAGCTTCACCCTGCGCCGCGACGACCGGGGCCGGGCCGAACAGGCCCTCGCCCCCCTGCTGCGGCAGTGGCCGGGTTCACGCTTCGAGGAGGGCCCGGCCATCGCCCGGGTGAGCGCCGTGGGCGCCGGCATGCCCTGCACCCCCGGCACGGCGGCCCGCATGTTCCGCTGCCTGGCCGAGGCGGACGTGAACATCGAACTGATCGCCACCAGCGAGATCCGCACCAGCTGCGTGGTGGCGGAACAGGAGGGGGTGCGGGCGCTGCAGGCGGTTCATGCCGCCTTCGGACTGGGGGGCACCACGCGGCACCGGGCCGAGGGCACCGAAGCGCCGGTCTGA